One window of Flavobacteriales bacterium genomic DNA carries:
- the gatA gene encoding Asp-tRNA(Asn)/Glu-tRNA(Gln) amidotransferase subunit GatA, producing the protein MTRTFHEAKAALASGTTTVVEMTRAALREARTLADLNIFLELFEETALAKAAEVDAKIAAGTAGPLAGAIISIKDNLCYTGHHVSASSHMLEGYVSPYSGTVVERILAADAVILGRTNCDEFAMGSSNENSAFGAVGNPANPAMVPGGSSGGAAASVAAGICHIALGSDTGGSIRQPASFCGVTGFKPTYGRVSRYGLIAFASSFDQIGPFAHDTRDIDSVYRVIAGPDERDNTSSHKPLPSISAETGKLKIGYYEHCLEHPGMDPEIKAHVSGQIERLRADGHTVEPVELPMADLFVPTYYILSTAEASSNLARFDGIRYGHRSQSAKGIDETYRKSRTEGFGPEVKRRILLGTFVLSAGFYDAYYAQGMRVRRIIRDNTLDTLSRFDLVLTPTCPTTAFPHGHISDPVTMYLQDIFTVQANLAGTPAISLPTGTHSNGLPFGIQLMARPFDDERLLAISQRLFGG; encoded by the coding sequence ATGACGCGAACCTTTCACGAGGCCAAAGCCGCATTGGCATCCGGAACCACGACCGTGGTGGAGATGACCCGCGCGGCGCTTCGTGAGGCCCGGACGCTGGCTGATCTGAACATTTTCTTGGAGCTGTTCGAGGAAACCGCTCTGGCGAAGGCCGCAGAGGTGGATGCGAAGATCGCAGCGGGGACGGCCGGTCCATTGGCCGGGGCCATTATCAGCATCAAGGACAACCTCTGTTATACGGGCCATCACGTGTCCGCATCATCCCACATGCTGGAGGGCTATGTCAGCCCATACAGCGGCACTGTGGTGGAACGCATTCTGGCCGCTGACGCGGTGATCCTCGGGCGCACCAATTGCGACGAGTTCGCCATGGGCAGCAGCAACGAGAACAGCGCGTTCGGCGCGGTGGGCAACCCCGCAAACCCGGCCATGGTGCCCGGAGGAAGCAGCGGCGGCGCGGCGGCCTCGGTGGCTGCCGGGATCTGCCACATCGCGCTGGGCAGCGATACGGGCGGCTCCATCCGCCAGCCGGCCTCTTTTTGCGGCGTGACCGGGTTCAAGCCCACATACGGGCGCGTGAGCCGTTACGGGTTGATCGCCTTCGCCAGCTCATTCGACCAGATCGGGCCCTTTGCCCATGACACACGGGACATTGACAGTGTGTACCGTGTGATCGCCGGGCCGGACGAGCGGGACAATACCAGCAGCCACAAACCCTTGCCTTCCATTTCGGCGGAAACGGGAAAATTGAAGATCGGCTACTACGAACATTGCTTGGAGCATCCAGGAATGGACCCGGAGATCAAGGCCCATGTGAGCGGCCAGATCGAACGGCTCCGCGCCGACGGGCACACCGTGGAGCCGGTGGAACTGCCCATGGCGGACCTGTTCGTGCCCACGTACTACATCCTTTCCACCGCCGAGGCCAGCAGTAACCTGGCCCGCTTCGACGGCATACGTTACGGGCATCGTTCCCAGAGCGCCAAAGGGATCGACGAGACCTATCGGAAAAGCCGCACGGAGGGCTTCGGCCCCGAGGTGAAACGCCGGATCCTGTTGGGCACCTTCGTGTTAAGCGCCGGTTTCTATGATGCGTATTACGCCCAAGGCATGCGGGTGCGGCGGATCATCCGGGACAATACCCTGGACACCCTTTCCCGCTTCGACCTCGTGCTAACGCCCACTTGCCCCACCACCGCCTTCCCGCACGGCCACATCAGCGACCCCGTGACCATGTACCTGCAGGACATCTTCACCGTGCAGGCCAACCTTGCGGGCACACCGGCCATCTCGCTCCCCACGGGTACGCATTCCAACGGACTGCCCTTCGGTATCCAGCTCATGGCCAGACCATTTGATGATGAGCGGCTGCTGGCTATCTCGCAGCGCTTGTTCGGGGGGTGA
- a CDS encoding twin-arginine translocase TatA/TatE family subunit yields MGKLGPTEIILIVAVILLIFGGKKIPELMRGLGRGMKEFKDAQKDDTTPPPGNS; encoded by the coding sequence ATGGGAAAATTAGGTCCTACGGAGATCATCCTCATCGTCGCGGTCATCCTACTGATCTTCGGAGGCAAGAAGATCCCCGAACTCATGCGTGGCCTCGGAAGAGGCATGAAGGAGTTCAAGGATGCCCAGAAGGACGACACCACGCCGCCTCCGGGCAACTCCTGA
- a CDS encoding peptidoglycan DD-metalloendopeptidase family protein encodes MDRSTFPSAFRRSSLRWTRSLALVLFLGTCLIPAAAQGRKDLEKKRDALDAQIKETSALIEKTRGDQRSTQQQVQLLEAQIRQRQELINTMNSEVFRIDQEIQDTRDSIRTLETDLENLKEEYGRMVQFAYMNRNAYDRLSYIFAAESFAQAFRRSRYLEQLAQQRRQQATLIEETRTMLSGKVDVLAARRKDKTNLLDRQLTEAHKLNADKKGQQSALDGLRKEEGRLRQALKKQEKQRQELAAAIRKSIEAEIAKSRKAAGKSVAPGTAPGKMEFTMTPEAKELNADFEKNKGKLPWPVAKGTITSGFGKQAHPVLRGIMIENNGLDIGCVPGAPVRAIFRGEVSSVIVIPGAGKAVMLSHGAYRTVYSNLREVSVAKGDRVDTKQEVGTVMTEDGASTAHIEIWKIASDGSLQKVDPAIWILQ; translated from the coding sequence ATGGACCGCTCAACCTTCCCTTCCGCATTCCGGAGAAGTTCACTCCGATGGACTAGGTCATTAGCGCTGGTCCTGTTCCTCGGCACCTGCCTGATCCCGGCAGCCGCGCAGGGGAGAAAGGACCTGGAGAAGAAGCGCGACGCTCTGGACGCACAGATCAAGGAGACCAGCGCGCTGATCGAAAAGACCCGCGGAGACCAGCGTAGCACTCAACAGCAGGTACAATTGCTGGAAGCGCAGATCCGCCAGCGCCAAGAGCTGATCAACACCATGAACAGTGAGGTGTTCCGGATCGATCAAGAGATCCAGGACACGCGTGACAGCATCCGCACCTTGGAGACCGATCTGGAGAACCTCAAGGAGGAATATGGACGGATGGTGCAGTTCGCCTACATGAACAGGAACGCCTACGACCGGCTCAGTTACATTTTTGCGGCGGAAAGCTTTGCCCAAGCGTTCCGGCGATCGCGATATCTGGAGCAATTGGCACAGCAGCGCAGGCAACAGGCTACTTTGATCGAGGAGACGCGCACCATGCTCTCCGGTAAAGTGGATGTGCTGGCCGCCAGACGGAAGGACAAGACCAACCTGTTGGATCGCCAATTGACGGAGGCCCATAAGTTGAACGCAGACAAAAAGGGCCAGCAAAGTGCCTTGGATGGATTGAGAAAGGAGGAAGGCCGACTGCGCCAAGCCTTAAAGAAGCAGGAAAAGCAACGACAGGAATTAGCGGCCGCCATCCGCAAGTCCATCGAGGCGGAGATCGCCAAGAGCAGGAAGGCCGCAGGCAAGAGCGTAGCGCCGGGCACGGCACCGGGGAAAATGGAGTTCACCATGACCCCGGAAGCCAAGGAGCTGAACGCCGACTTCGAAAAGAACAAGGGCAAATTGCCCTGGCCCGTCGCAAAGGGCACCATCACCAGCGGGTTCGGCAAACAGGCCCATCCGGTGCTTCGTGGTATCATGATCGAGAACAACGGCCTTGACATCGGTTGTGTGCCCGGTGCGCCGGTGAGGGCCATCTTCCGCGGCGAGGTCAGCAGCGTGATCGTGATACCGGGCGCGGGCAAAGCCGTGATGTTGAGCCACGGGGCTTATCGCACCGTGTATAGCAACCTCCGGGAGGTGTCCGTGGCCAAGGGCGACCGGGTGGACACTAAGCAGGAGGTAGGCACCGTGATGACCGAGGACGGTGCCAGTACGGCGCATATCGAGATCTGGAAGATCGCCAGTGACGGTTCCCTGCAAAAAGTGGATCCCGCAATTTGGATCCTGCAATAG
- a CDS encoding DUF4292 domain-containing protein has protein sequence MRLPLWVIPAGLVVLFSACHSGKPLIGRSTSDLHPKSAAELQEDLAARTPANARYFSAKADISLKTTTDNKSFKAHLRVVRDSAAWVSITPALGIEVARALLTTDSLFLIDKIHDTYWLGDTTQAQTKFGVKPTLQLFQDALLGLPIGLDPTEKYRSDREDGMYTLTSKERRKFVRAAEDIAPGDTLPNDRDMREKRLERTLRRAERHDAMVYKYWIDPDSMRVSRVLISDLAHDQQADVRYMERKTVDGRSIPALVILSLSAPDQQATGTLRLDRIQLNGPLNLPFRIPEKFTPMD, from the coding sequence ATGAGGCTACCGCTTTGGGTCATCCCCGCGGGACTTGTTGTCTTGTTTTCCGCTTGTCACAGTGGCAAGCCCCTGATCGGGAGAAGCACTAGCGATCTCCATCCGAAGAGCGCTGCCGAGCTCCAAGAAGACCTGGCGGCCCGCACCCCGGCCAATGCCCGCTATTTCAGTGCCAAGGCGGATATTTCACTGAAGACCACCACCGACAACAAGAGCTTCAAGGCGCACCTGCGGGTGGTGCGGGACAGCGCCGCTTGGGTCAGCATAACCCCGGCCTTGGGCATCGAAGTGGCGCGGGCATTGCTGACCACGGACTCGCTCTTCCTGATCGACAAGATCCATGACACCTATTGGCTCGGCGACACCACCCAGGCTCAGACCAAATTCGGCGTGAAGCCCACGCTGCAGCTCTTTCAGGACGCCTTGCTGGGGCTGCCCATCGGTCTCGATCCCACGGAAAAATACCGCAGCGACCGGGAGGACGGCATGTACACGCTCACCAGTAAGGAAAGACGGAAATTCGTTCGGGCCGCTGAGGATATTGCTCCCGGTGATACCCTGCCGAACGACAGGGACATGCGCGAAAAAAGGTTGGAGCGGACCTTGCGAAGGGCCGAACGGCACGACGCGATGGTGTACAAGTATTGGATAGATCCCGACAGTATGCGCGTAAGCCGTGTGCTCATTAGCGATCTTGCGCACGATCAACAGGCCGATGTGCGTTATATGGAACGAAAGACCGTGGACGGGCGCTCGATCCCCGCTCTCGTCATACTTTCTTTGTCCGCTCCGGACCAACAAGCCACAGGCACGTTGCGCTTGGACCGCATCCAACTGAATGGACCGCTCAACCTTCCCTTCCGCATTCCGGAGAAGTTCACTCCGATGGACTAG
- a CDS encoding tetratricopeptide repeat protein, with product MTRIFLPLFLIVLLASCSGTKAVNSGPSSPDTEGSAPKDKQAMEMRLFLDATSARLQGDPGKAVQLYRAALKVDPTNAAAMFELAKLYHQAQQGDEALAMAKKAVATDKTNIWYRFLLADLSTQLGDLPGATKAYQGILDKWPERYEVYFGLADVLSKQKKIDEAQKVYRDLEKRIGPSEELVMREYDMLVGANEIGKARDLLERTIAADPEDTHYCGMLAEVYQELGQDDKALELYKKAIAADPDDSMTRISLAQFYYDKGDLEQGYEQLREAFSDPDLDIDPKMQLLLGFYQMTGAAQADSVNQQLVEQSHHLIDVLKKAHPQSGKPWSIEGDFFMREKKPEQARDAFREALAHEQDKFPIWSALLQLDYQLADWKSLDEDAAKAADLFPTQPELYLYQGIALTQLKRNEEAIEALVTGRDLVVDNKPLEAQFWSLLGDSYNSAKDYPQSDEAYGKALAINPNDASALNNWSYYLSERGEKLAKAEEMSRKCNDLSPGVATYMDTYAWILYKEGQYDKAKEWQEKALKANDKDEGVLLEHYGDILFKLGDVAGALEQWKKAQAAGGAGDLIDRKVSEGTLVE from the coding sequence ATGACACGCATCTTCCTCCCTCTGTTCCTGATCGTTCTGCTGGCTTCTTGCAGCGGTACGAAAGCGGTAAACAGCGGCCCCTCCTCGCCGGATACGGAAGGCTCCGCGCCGAAGGACAAGCAGGCGATGGAGATGCGTCTTTTCTTGGACGCCACCAGTGCCCGGCTCCAAGGTGATCCCGGAAAGGCCGTACAGCTGTACCGTGCTGCACTGAAGGTGGATCCGACCAACGCCGCGGCCATGTTCGAGCTTGCCAAGCTGTACCACCAGGCGCAACAGGGCGACGAGGCGCTTGCCATGGCGAAGAAGGCCGTTGCAACGGACAAGACCAACATCTGGTACCGCTTTCTGCTGGCGGACCTCAGCACCCAACTTGGTGATCTTCCGGGTGCCACCAAGGCTTACCAGGGCATTCTGGATAAATGGCCTGAACGCTACGAGGTGTACTTCGGCTTGGCCGACGTGCTGAGCAAACAGAAAAAGATCGACGAGGCCCAAAAGGTCTACCGCGATCTGGAGAAGCGCATCGGGCCCAGTGAGGAGCTGGTGATGCGTGAATACGACATGTTGGTCGGAGCCAATGAGATCGGCAAGGCCCGCGACCTCTTGGAGCGGACCATCGCTGCGGACCCGGAGGATACGCACTACTGCGGCATGCTCGCTGAGGTGTACCAGGAACTGGGACAGGACGACAAGGCGTTGGAGCTGTACAAAAAGGCGATCGCCGCCGACCCCGATGACAGCATGACGCGCATCTCCTTGGCGCAGTTCTACTACGATAAGGGCGACCTGGAACAGGGTTACGAGCAATTGCGCGAGGCCTTTTCCGACCCCGACCTGGACATCGACCCGAAGATGCAGCTATTGCTGGGCTTTTACCAGATGACCGGCGCGGCCCAAGCTGATTCGGTGAACCAGCAGCTCGTCGAGCAGAGCCACCATTTGATCGACGTCTTGAAGAAGGCCCATCCGCAGTCCGGAAAGCCATGGTCCATCGAAGGGGACTTTTTCATGCGGGAAAAGAAACCCGAACAAGCGCGCGACGCATTTAGGGAAGCACTGGCGCATGAGCAGGACAAGTTCCCGATATGGAGCGCCCTGCTACAGCTGGACTACCAGCTGGCGGACTGGAAGTCACTGGACGAGGATGCCGCAAAAGCTGCGGATCTCTTTCCGACACAACCTGAGCTCTATCTCTATCAGGGTATTGCGCTCACCCAGCTCAAGCGGAACGAAGAAGCCATTGAAGCGCTGGTGACCGGGCGCGACCTGGTGGTGGACAACAAGCCGCTGGAAGCCCAGTTCTGGAGCCTGCTCGGTGATTCATATAACTCCGCGAAGGATTATCCCCAGAGCGATGAGGCTTATGGCAAGGCGCTCGCCATCAACCCCAACGATGCCAGCGCGCTGAACAATTGGTCCTATTACCTCAGCGAGCGTGGCGAAAAGCTCGCCAAGGCCGAGGAAATGAGCCGGAAGTGCAATGATCTTTCCCCGGGAGTGGCCACCTATATGGACACCTATGCCTGGATCCTCTACAAGGAAGGCCAATATGACAAGGCCAAGGAGTGGCAAGAGAAAGCCCTGAAGGCCAACGACAAGGACGAGGGTGTGTTGCTGGAACACTACGGGGACATACTCTTCAAGCTGGGGGATGTCGCTGGGGCGTTGGAGCAATGGAAAAAGGCTCAGGCCGCTGGAGGGGCTGGTGATCTCATCGACCGGAAGGTCAGCGAAGGGACCTTGGTGGAATGA
- a CDS encoding NTP transferase domain-containing protein has product MKIIVPMAGMGKRMRPHTHTTAKPLLPIAGKPIVQRLVEDLAKVAGEPVEEVAFVTNPAFGTAVEEQLVAIAKGVGAKGTIHHQTEALGTAHAILCAQSALSGPVIVAFADTLFRADMKLDADPDGVIWVNKVEDPRAFGVVKLDDKGIITEFVEKPQEFVSDLAIIGIYYFKDGERLRGEMQYLIDNDIRDKGEYQLTNAMEHMKQKGARFKAGTVSAWMDCGNKNAMVDTNTKVLGFIKDEKGLVDPKLKMNDSVVIPPCFIGEGVTLDKAIVGPYVSIESGSTITGSVVRNSIVRANVSITDAVIDNSMLGERSSVRGQAMDLSIGDDCAVA; this is encoded by the coding sequence ATGAAGATCATCGTTCCCATGGCCGGTATGGGCAAGCGGATGCGTCCGCACACCCACACCACCGCCAAACCCTTGTTGCCTATTGCGGGCAAACCCATTGTTCAACGCCTTGTTGAAGACCTCGCCAAGGTGGCCGGGGAACCCGTGGAGGAGGTTGCCTTTGTGACCAACCCGGCATTCGGTACCGCCGTGGAAGAGCAGCTGGTAGCCATCGCCAAGGGCGTTGGAGCGAAGGGGACCATCCATCACCAAACCGAGGCACTGGGCACCGCCCATGCCATCCTTTGTGCACAGAGCGCACTTTCCGGCCCCGTGATCGTCGCTTTTGCCGATACGCTCTTTCGTGCCGACATGAAACTGGATGCCGATCCCGATGGCGTGATCTGGGTGAACAAAGTGGAAGACCCGCGCGCTTTCGGCGTGGTAAAGCTGGATGACAAAGGCATCATCACCGAATTCGTGGAGAAGCCGCAGGAATTCGTGAGCGATCTGGCCATCATCGGCATCTACTACTTCAAGGATGGTGAGCGGCTGCGCGGTGAGATGCAATACCTCATCGATAACGACATCCGCGACAAGGGCGAATACCAGCTCACCAACGCCATGGAGCACATGAAGCAGAAAGGTGCCCGCTTCAAGGCCGGCACCGTGAGCGCGTGGATGGACTGCGGCAACAAGAACGCCATGGTGGATACCAACACCAAGGTGCTCGGTTTCATCAAGGATGAGAAAGGACTGGTGGACCCCAAGTTGAAGATGAACGACAGCGTGGTGATCCCGCCCTGCTTCATCGGCGAAGGCGTCACTTTGGACAAGGCCATTGTCGGACCTTATGTCTCCATCGAAAGCGGTAGTACGATCACCGGCAGCGTGGTGCGCAATTCCATCGTGCGTGCGAACGTTTCGATCACCGATGCCGTGATCGACAACAGCATGCTCGGCGAGCGCAGCTCCGTGCGCGGACAAGCCATGGACCTCAGCATCGGTGACGATTGTGCTGTAGCCTGA
- the dut gene encoding dUTP diphosphatase — MPNDLQSNTLLRETQQATTVRVVNKSHHPLPAYATDHSAGLDLRANLDAPITLAPGTYKLIPTGLFIELPEGTEAQVRPRSGLAFKHGVTVLNAPGTIDADYRGEIGVLLINHGKEAFEVKDGERVAQLVVSRYERIRFEENADLRASERGTGGFGHTGTH, encoded by the coding sequence ATGCCGAACGACCTTCAGTCCAATACCTTGTTGCGGGAAACGCAGCAAGCCACTACTGTTCGCGTGGTGAACAAAAGCCACCACCCGCTGCCCGCATACGCCACCGACCACAGTGCAGGCTTGGACCTTCGCGCCAACTTGGATGCGCCCATCACCCTCGCGCCCGGCACATACAAGCTCATACCCACGGGACTGTTCATCGAGCTGCCGGAAGGCACCGAGGCGCAGGTGCGGCCCCGCAGCGGTCTGGCCTTCAAGCATGGCGTCACGGTGTTGAATGCACCGGGCACCATCGATGCGGATTACCGCGGTGAAATAGGCGTTCTGCTGATCAATCATGGCAAGGAAGCCTTCGAGGTGAAGGACGGTGAAAGGGTGGCCCAATTGGTGGTTTCGCGTTACGAGCGCATTCGTTTCGAGGAAAACGCGGACCTTCGCGCCTCAGAACGCGGCACCGGCGGCTTCGGCCACACCGGTACGCATTGA
- a CDS encoding transposase yields the protein MKKRKVEKEKAFDYAKFEQEAIQGLTEGKGLIGEHGVLTGMIGRLLSAAFEGEMDAHLDQEKKRSNRRNGYTDKTVRTALGPVSVRPPRDRNGSFEPTIIKKWDRSLAPNWRTRSCICTARAPATRTLGTI from the coding sequence ATGAAAAAGAGAAAAGTTGAAAAAGAGAAGGCGTTCGACTACGCCAAGTTCGAGCAAGAAGCCATCCAAGGATTGACAGAAGGCAAGGGCCTGATCGGAGAACACGGTGTGCTCACGGGCATGATCGGCCGCCTGCTTTCCGCCGCCTTCGAAGGGGAGATGGACGCGCATTTGGACCAGGAGAAGAAGCGGAGCAATAGGCGCAACGGCTACACCGACAAGACCGTGAGAACGGCACTGGGTCCCGTTTCGGTCAGGCCTCCGCGAGACCGCAACGGCAGTTTTGAGCCGACGATCATCAAGAAGTGGGACCGGTCGCTGGCCCCGAACTGGAGAACCAGATCCTGCATCTGTACGGCAAGGGCACCAGCTACGAGGACATTGGGGACCATCTAA
- a CDS encoding transposase, giving the protein MGPVAGPELENQILHLYGKGTSYEDIGDHLKKMYGVSYSPSFISSITDRVFEEIETWRNRPLEEVYVVIYLDAVHYKVRENRKVLTKAVYSVYGVRMDGERDVLGLFIGDAEGARHWARVLENIRTAG; this is encoded by the coding sequence GTGGGACCGGTCGCTGGCCCCGAACTGGAGAACCAGATCCTGCATCTGTACGGCAAGGGCACCAGCTACGAGGACATTGGGGACCATCTAAAGAAGATGTACGGGGTGAGCTACTCCCCATCGTTCATCAGCTCGATCACCGACCGGGTGTTCGAGGAGATCGAGACATGGCGCAACCGCCCGCTGGAAGAGGTGTACGTGGTCATTTATCTCGATGCGGTCCACTACAAGGTCCGGGAGAATAGAAAGGTGTTGACCAAAGCCGTTTACTCGGTATACGGGGTGAGGATGGACGGGGAACGTGATGTTCTCGGCTTGTTCATCGGCGATGCGGAAGGAGCACGCCATTGGGCGCGCGTTCTGGAGAACATCAGGACCGCGGGGTAA
- a CDS encoding transposase, with protein MDGLNGFSEAIQGVFTRAVVQRCIVHMVRTSLKFVSWKDYKTVCQGLRSIYQQDSPEAAWEKLQEFKREWVGDIRRSRPSGRKTGAS; from the coding sequence GTGGACGGCCTGAACGGCTTCAGCGAGGCGATCCAAGGCGTATTCACGCGAGCGGTCGTACAGCGCTGCATCGTCCATATGGTGCGCACCAGCTTGAAGTTCGTCTCTTGGAAGGACTACAAGACAGTTTGCCAAGGACTGCGTTCGATCTACCAGCAGGATAGTCCTGAAGCGGCCTGGGAAAAGCTCCAGGAGTTCAAGCGGGAATGGGTAGGAGATATCCGGAGATCGCGGCCAAGTGGGAGAAAGACTGGTGCGAGCTAA
- a CDS encoding transposase, which produces MPYAGVIYTTNPVEALHRILRKATKTKGAFISESALEKQLYLTLKHNEKSWKRKVRSWPQILQSLSNMYPERLAHVLV; this is translated from the coding sequence ATGCCATACGCAGGGGTGATCTACACCACGAACCCGGTGGAGGCCCTGCACCGCATTCTTCGCAAGGCCACCAAGACCAAGGGTGCGTTCATCAGCGAAAGTGCCTTGGAGAAGCAATTATATTTGACACTTAAGCACAACGAGAAAAGCTGGAAGAGAAAGGTCCGCAGCTGGCCGCAGATCCTTCAGTCGTTGAGCAACATGTACCCCGAAAGATTGGCCCATGTGCTGGTCTGA
- a CDS encoding ORF6N domain-containing protein, giving the protein MADELVMSKIHTVRGQKVMLDSDLAELYQVETRTLNQAVKRNPKRFPADFMFMLDPEEWEILISQNVTSSWGGRRKLPLVFTEQGVAMLSSVLNSQAAIAVNIQIIRVFTRMRTMFATHKDVLVQLEKLNGKVSHHDRDIRAIFKHLKKYGTA; this is encoded by the coding sequence GATCCACACGGTGCGTGGGCAGAAGGTGATGCTCGATAGCGACTTGGCTGAACTGTACCAAGTGGAGACCCGGACCTTGAACCAGGCCGTCAAAAGGAATCCCAAGCGCTTCCCAGCTGACTTCATGTTCATGCTGGATCCTGAAGAATGGGAGATCTTGATATCACAGAATGTGACATCAAGTTGGGGAGGCCGTAGAAAGCTGCCCTTGGTATTTACCGAACAGGGCGTGGCCATGCTCTCCAGCGTGCTGAACAGCCAAGCCGCCATCGCGGTCAACATCCAGATCATTCGCGTATTCACACGGATGCGGACCATGTTCGCCACGCACAAGGACGTACTGGTCCAACTGGAAAAATTGAACGGCAAGGTGAGCCATCACGACCGGGACATCCGGGCGATCTTCAAGCACTTGAAGAAGTATGGAACAGCGTGA